In Calothrix sp. PCC 7507, one DNA window encodes the following:
- a CDS encoding MinD/ParA family protein yields MSKVVSVHSFRGGTGKSNVTANLATILARSGKRVGIVDTDIQSPGIHVLFGLDEKKIGYTLNDYLWGRCAIEQAAYDVSQTVKIKPKPFGLSGAIYLIPSSIKTGEISRILREGYDARLLNDGFCNLTRRLKLDYLFIDTHPGINEETLLSIIISNILIVILRPDHQDYQGTAVAVDVARKLDVPNIMLVVNKALPKLNFQALRQQVKSAYGATVAGVLPVCEEMFQLGSSDIFSLRYPDHAWTQEVHAIAKQLVQIK; encoded by the coding sequence ATGTCTAAAGTTGTCTCTGTTCACTCATTCCGTGGTGGTACTGGTAAGTCAAACGTGACTGCAAATTTAGCAACAATTCTTGCTCGTTCTGGTAAGCGGGTGGGTATTGTCGATACTGATATTCAATCACCAGGAATCCACGTTCTTTTCGGTCTGGATGAGAAAAAAATTGGCTACACTCTTAATGATTATCTTTGGGGTCGTTGTGCAATTGAACAGGCTGCTTATGATGTCAGTCAAACAGTTAAAATTAAACCGAAACCCTTTGGGTTGAGTGGTGCTATTTATTTGATTCCTTCTAGTATTAAAACGGGCGAGATATCTCGGATTCTGCGTGAGGGATATGATGCTCGGTTACTCAATGATGGCTTTTGTAATCTTACTCGCCGTTTGAAATTGGATTATCTATTTATTGACACTCACCCTGGCATTAACGAAGAAACTCTGCTTTCTATTATCATTTCTAATATCCTCATTGTAATTCTGCGTCCAGACCATCAAGATTATCAGGGCACCGCTGTCGCTGTGGATGTAGCACGTAAGTTAGATGTTCCTAACATCATGTTGGTAGTTAATAAAGCACTGCCAAAGTTAAATTTTCAAGCCTTGCGCCAACAGGTAAAGTCTGCCTATGGTGCAACTGTGGCGGGTGTATTACCTGTATGCGAAGAGATGTTTCAGTTAGGTAGCAGTGATATTTTCAGCTTACGCTACCCGGATCATGCTTGGACACAAGAAGTACATGCGATCGCTAAACAGCTCGTTCAGATAAAATAA